A window from Sinorhizobium fredii encodes these proteins:
- a CDS encoding DUF429 domain-containing protein, with product MSFDKLLGIDVGYARSRPTTGIAWSLGEAVGSARTHTDWERRQRHIPLSTSFAMIAIDGPLTPPDAPDRLDRLCERLLTRGAFQRRCKPGLSHFGHGLALRKAAAETAAQVGHLAAAAPIGRAVIPGAAIIEAFPNAFLGVLLADERFAISKAAKRKKFDWLYAQAAETGVIARLLDFIGWHNGRLLQNITTETDHERRAAWICLLTAACAAAGKSEVVGDPAGGWIWLPPAELWAGWAADALSRSKVAAACGGTTRR from the coding sequence ATGAGCTTCGACAAGCTGCTCGGCATCGACGTCGGCTACGCCCGGTCCCGCCCGACCACCGGCATCGCCTGGAGCCTCGGCGAGGCCGTCGGCTCCGCAAGGACCCACACCGATTGGGAGCGGCGGCAGCGGCACATCCCCCTCTCGACGTCTTTCGCAATGATCGCCATCGACGGCCCCTTGACGCCGCCGGACGCCCCCGACAGGCTCGACCGCCTGTGCGAGCGCCTCTTGACCCGCGGCGCCTTCCAGCGACGCTGCAAGCCGGGCCTCAGTCACTTCGGCCACGGTCTCGCTCTCAGAAAAGCCGCCGCCGAGACCGCCGCACAAGTTGGCCACCTGGCCGCTGCCGCACCGATCGGCCGAGCCGTCATCCCCGGCGCCGCAATCATCGAGGCCTTCCCCAACGCCTTTCTCGGGGTTCTTCTCGCCGATGAGCGTTTCGCCATATCAAAAGCCGCGAAACGCAAGAAGTTCGACTGGCTCTATGCGCAAGCGGCCGAGACCGGTGTCATCGCTCGCCTCCTCGATTTCATCGGCTGGCACAATGGCCGCTTGCTGCAGAACATCACCACCGAAACCGACCACGAAAGACGCGCTGCCTGGATCTGCCTGCTGACCGCCGCCTGCGCCGCGGCCGGCAAGTCGGAGGTCGTCGGCGATCCGGCCGGAGGATGGATCTGGCTGCCGCCGGCGGAACTCTGGGCGGGGTGGGCTGCCGACGCCCTGAGTCGGAGCAAGGTGGCGGCCGCGTGCGGTGGCACGACGCGGCGGTGA
- a CDS encoding tyrosine-type recombinase/integrase, which yields MALNTKRIAKLNAPGRYRDPETRGLYLQVGRTGTKSWLLRYELNGRERFHGLGSLDDFSLKEARERARAARQKIADGIDPIDVKRAERAARAVEAAKAVTFEEAARQYFDQNEPRWRNRKAAAQFLSTMEDYVFPVFGKVSIAQVDTGLVLKALEREHPNRPGKSVWMAIPETANRIRGRIENVLDWATTRGYRDGENPARWRGHLQNVLPARGKIQRVEHHPAMPYSKLPTFMAQLAKREGVAAKALEFTILTAARTGEVIGATWDEIDLDGKVWTVPAGRMKASKEHRVPLSDRAALILNSLPREKDNPFVFIGARSSGLSNMAMAAVLKRLDRNDVTVHGFRSTFRDWAAELTSYANHIVEQALAHTIGNAVERAYRRGDLFEKRVRLMTDWSRFCANPAPVGKVVPMRTAE from the coding sequence ATGGCACTGAATACGAAGCGAATCGCGAAGCTGAATGCACCGGGTCGTTACCGTGATCCCGAGACACGTGGGCTCTATTTGCAGGTTGGTCGCACCGGCACCAAGAGCTGGCTGCTCCGGTATGAGCTAAACGGGCGGGAGCGTTTTCACGGACTGGGATCGCTTGATGATTTTAGCCTCAAGGAAGCTCGTGAGCGTGCACGGGCGGCACGACAGAAAATTGCTGATGGCATAGACCCGATCGATGTGAAGCGTGCCGAGCGGGCAGCTCGTGCCGTTGAAGCTGCAAAGGCCGTCACCTTTGAGGAAGCAGCTCGTCAATATTTCGATCAGAACGAACCACGCTGGCGCAACCGTAAGGCGGCAGCACAGTTCCTCTCCACCATGGAGGACTATGTATTCCCGGTCTTCGGCAAGGTATCGATTGCGCAGGTAGACACGGGCCTTGTCCTGAAAGCCTTGGAGCGTGAACACCCCAATCGGCCCGGTAAAAGTGTTTGGATGGCAATTCCTGAAACCGCTAACCGGATTCGCGGTCGCATAGAGAACGTATTGGATTGGGCCACGACGCGCGGGTATCGCGACGGTGAGAATCCGGCCCGTTGGCGTGGTCATCTGCAAAATGTGCTACCCGCACGTGGCAAGATACAGCGCGTCGAGCATCACCCAGCAATGCCGTATTCGAAGCTTCCGACCTTTATGGCGCAGTTGGCCAAGCGGGAGGGTGTTGCGGCCAAGGCGCTGGAGTTTACGATCCTGACAGCAGCACGGACAGGCGAGGTTATTGGCGCGACGTGGGACGAAATTGACCTTGATGGAAAGGTCTGGACCGTCCCCGCAGGCCGCATGAAAGCATCCAAGGAACATCGTGTTCCCTTGTCAGATCGTGCCGCCCTAATTCTCAACTCCCTTCCCCGTGAGAAGGACAATCCATTCGTATTCATAGGTGCGCGTTCGAGCGGCTTGTCCAATATGGCGATGGCGGCGGTGTTGAAGCGCTTGGACCGCAATGACGTTACCGTTCATGGATTCCGCTCCACCTTCCGCGACTGGGCTGCGGAGTTGACCAGCTATGCAAATCACATTGTCGAGCAGGCGCTGGCACATACAATCGGTAATGCCGTTGAGCGCGCCTATCGCCGTGGCGACCTGTTTGAAAAGCGCGTGCGGTTGATGACCGATTGGTCGCGTTTTTGCGCGAACCCTGCGCCAGTTGGCAAGGTGGTTCCGATGAGGACTGCGGAATAG
- a CDS encoding helix-turn-helix transcriptional regulator: protein MNETTEPQRVLRESELPVLDGLRKTQRAELIRRGLYPAPVRISDRRKVWLAHEIADWQQARISARDTKGAL, encoded by the coding sequence ATGAACGAGACCACCGAACCGCAGCGCGTTCTGCGCGAGTCTGAATTGCCTGTCTTGGACGGGCTTCGAAAAACCCAAAGGGCCGAACTGATACGGCGAGGCCTATATCCGGCACCCGTGCGGATTTCTGATCGCCGGAAGGTGTGGTTGGCCCATGAGATCGCAGACTGGCAGCAGGCGCGCATTTCCGCCCGAGACACGAAGGGCGCACTCTGA
- a CDS encoding toprim domain-containing protein produces MTAANSIINALGGNQRTGMCRCPAHDDRKPSLHVSAGRKRVVFFCHAGCSHDAIMDALKQQGLLPTKRNGARIRPAEDVGTTGTEQIARELLDAAEESTERPKAYLRRRGINSSPSVLKLVSAGVMHFITGKMLPAMIAPITDKDRRIIGVHVTYLTADARSNGVGIHGKVRRIYGELAGGLVVLQPADPEQPFILGEGIETVLSAMQITGFPGAAALSATNLPKIAPPKCSEVIIAADADKPGIEAAEQLAGRLTSAGHKVRIAAPVTPGNDWNDELRSCHNIKN; encoded by the coding sequence ATGACCGCAGCGAACTCTATCATTAACGCGCTCGGCGGCAATCAGCGAACAGGTATGTGTCGTTGCCCGGCACATGATGACAGGAAGCCATCGCTGCATGTCAGCGCCGGCCGGAAAAGGGTTGTATTCTTTTGCCACGCTGGCTGCTCGCATGACGCGATTATGGACGCCCTCAAACAACAGGGCCTTCTGCCGACGAAAAGGAATGGGGCCAGGATCCGTCCGGCGGAGGATGTTGGCACCACGGGCACCGAGCAGATCGCTAGGGAACTGCTGGATGCCGCTGAGGAGTCAACTGAACGGCCGAAGGCCTATTTGCGACGACGAGGAATCAATTCGTCGCCGTCGGTGCTGAAACTGGTCAGCGCAGGCGTGATGCACTTTATCACCGGCAAAATGCTTCCCGCGATGATCGCACCCATCACCGACAAGGACCGCCGGATCATTGGGGTCCATGTGACGTACCTGACGGCCGACGCAAGGAGTAATGGGGTCGGCATACACGGCAAGGTCCGGCGCATATATGGCGAGCTTGCCGGCGGGCTAGTCGTCCTCCAGCCCGCCGATCCAGAACAGCCGTTCATTCTTGGTGAGGGCATTGAGACGGTGCTCAGCGCAATGCAGATCACCGGCTTTCCGGGAGCAGCAGCGCTGTCGGCAACGAACTTGCCGAAGATTGCGCCGCCTAAATGCTCTGAGGTCATCATCGCCGCTGATGCCGACAAGCCGGGCATCGAAGCGGCTGAGCAATTGGCAGGTCGCCTTACCTCAGCCGGACACAAGGTCAGGATTGCGGCACCCGTGACACCCGGCAATGATTGGAATGACGAGTTGAGATCATGCCACAATATCAAGAACTGA